The genomic region CACCTGCCCCTCCACGGAGGGCGTCTCCCCCGCGCGCCAGAAGGGCTGGGGGCTGGAGGCCTCCACGCGGAAGCGCGGCAGGGTGAAGGGCTCCACTTGGAAGGAGGCCTCGGCGCTGGTGCCGCCGCTCATCCAGAGCACCCGCCAGGTCCCCGTGGGAGCACCGCGGTCCAGGGGGATGGCGCCGGACACCACGCCCCAGGGGCCGGCTGGGGCGCGCTCCTCCAGCACGGAGTCTCCGTTGGGATCCACCACCACCCACGTGCCGGGGCGCCCGTCCAGGGGGCTCAGGTCCTTGGCTCGCAGCGCGACGGCGCGGAACTGCACCCGGTGGCCGGGCTCATAAAGAGGACGATCCGTGAGGACATGGATGCGCGCGGGCGAGTAGAGGGGCAGCGTGGCCTCCACCGAGTCGGTGCCCAGGGGCGTGGTGACGCGGGCCCGCAGCCGGTAGTCCCCATCCGGCAGCACGGGCAGCTTCACCTGCCCCACGAGCGCGGCGTCATCCTCGCGCTCCCAGCCCTTCTCAGGGGAGAGCGGCGTCTCCTTGCCGGCGGCGTCCAGCAGCGTGAGCTGAGCCTCCGCCCGGCGTACCACCCGGGCCAGCAGCTCCTGGCCGGGCAGCTCCCCGACACCATGGGCCAGGGCCCACACGCGTACGGTGCCGGTGCGCTCGCGCGCCAGCTCCTGCACCTGCAGGTTCACCGTCTGCCGGAAGCGCCCATCCGGGCAATGTGCCACGCGCACGCCATGGAACAGCCAGGCCGACAGGCACAGCTGCGAAGCGGCGATCGCCACCGCCCCGAGCACCACCGCGAAGCCGCCGGCGAGAAGCCAGCGGCGGGTCCGGACCTTCATGTCTGCCTCCCCGACCCCCACTCTATGCCGGGTCGGGGGCAGCGTGCCCGCTCGCCTACTCCTACTCCAGATCGTTGCTCAACTGCTCCGGCTCGCCGTCCTGATCGATGACCCACACGTCCCAGGTGTCATCCGAGTCCATGTTGGCGTAGGCGCAGACGGAGAAGCCGTCCTTGGCGCCCTGGCCCACGGAGGTCAGCCCCTGGCACGGGTGGGGCGGCGGGGCCACCTGGCACCCCTGCTTGTCACAGGGCAGGCACTGCTTGCCCATGCAGTAGGTGTAGAGGCGCCCCTTCTCCGGCGAGAAGCCGATCTCCTCGAAGCTACGGCCCCACCGGTCCTTCTCCTGGAAGTAGACGCGCTGAGAGGTGAAGGCCGCCTTGAGGTTGGCCCGCACCTCGGACTGCTTGGCGCGGCCCTGGAACTTGATGAAGTTGGGGATGGCGATGGCGGAGAGGATGCCCATCATCGCCACGGGAGTGCCGCCACCGGAGAGCTGGTCGGCCAGCTCCTTCACCGAGCCCTCGGGCACCGTGAAGGCCAGGGAGAAGCTGTCCTGGGTGGAGGACACCTGGAGCGACTGGCGCGTCTGGGTCCAGTAGCCCTTCTCGTCCACCACTCGCTCGGCGGTGAGGGCGCTCGTGGCCTGCTTCAGCGAGGCTGGCGCGGTGGCGTCCGCGGCGACGGCCTTCTGCACCTCGGCCAGCCCGGCGGCAACGCGCTGGCGCACCTCGGCCTGATGGGTGTCGTAGTCGGTGATGGACTTCTTCACGATCGCATCCAGCATGCCGATGTCCTTCGGCGCGGCACCCTGCACGTTCAGGCTCAGGCGCACCGCATCCCGGCCGGTGAAGGCCAGCCGGCCACGGCCCTTGGCGCCCAGGTCCACGCGCAGGCCCACCAGCAGCGGCGCCTCGCCGGGCGTGGCGGCCGGAGCGGTGGGGGGCGGCAGCGCCTCGAAGGCGGTCAGCGCGGTGGGCGTGCCGAACAGCAGCAGGCCTCGCTTCGGGCGGATGCAGACGGGGGTGCCCAGCTCCGAACCCTCCACACACAGGTCCTGCCCGCGCAGGGCCATGCGCACCTCGGCGCCCTCGCGCCCCAGCTCCTGAGCCACGGCGCGGAGGATGGAGGCCACGCCCGCCAGCAGCTCCGGGTTCTCCGGCGAGCCCTCATCCACGGCCAGCGCGCCCACCACCTCGTTGGGGAGCACCTCCGGACCCTGGCGCAGAGCGCGATCGGTGGGGACGATGAAGGCGATGCGACGCACGCCCGGCCACTTCGCCCACTGGCGCAGCAGGGCTCCGGCCACGGAGCCCCGAGCGAAGAGGCGCGCCTCGGAGCCCTCTCCCACGGACAGCTGGGCCATGACGGTGGAGGCCATGCCCGCGAGCTGATCCATCGTCGGCCCCTTGCCGGCCAGCCCCAGGTCCTCGAAGGCATCCAGGTTCACCACCAGCGCACCGCCGGGCCCGGGCGCCTCGGCGCGAGCGAAGACGGCGGCGGCCTCGGGCGACAGCGGAGGCGGAGGCGGGGGCGGCGGCGGCGTGGAAGGCGTGGTGGCACAGCCGACCGCCAGGGCGGCGAAGAGGGCAACGAGACGCAGACGCATGCGGACTCCATCAGAGGAAAGCGCTTGGGTGTCTAGTCTTCCGAGCGGCAGGGATCGAGGGCTTTTCGCGAAGTTGCGCTAGCGTCGGCGCCCTCCCTTTGCCACCGGGGTTCCCGCTCCACCATGCCCGCCGAGAAGCCCAGGACGCCGCAGGACGCGCTGCCCTTCCGCCTCGAGGCGCTGCTCGACGCGCTGACGGACCGGCACCTCGCCGACCGGCTGGAGCGGGTGTACCGGGCAGCGGCAGTGGCCATCGACCGGCTGGGCCACTTCAACATCGTCAAGTACGAGCCCACCACGGTGGAGCCGGATGGGGCGGACCTGTCGCTGTGGGAGACGATGGCGCCGGCGCTCCGGGACACGCTGGTGGACGTCAACCACCTCATCGCGTTGGTCCGCGAGCAGTTCCCGGCACCGGAGCGCCCCGCGGGGAAGGACGACGGCTGGAGGCCCCCGCCGGCCAGCGCGGACGAGCGGCTGGCGGACGAGGTGGAGGTGGTGTTCCACGGGAGCGCGGAGCGGCTGGCGCGGCGCGTGGCGGACCTGGGCGAGCGCGTGCGCCGTCCGGAGGTGGTGAGCGACCGCTGGGCGCTGATGGCGGAGCTGCAGAGCTTCCGCCTGGACTACCGCTCGCGGATTGGAGACCTGGTGTACCTCACCGCCTCGGCCTTCGAGGACGTGCGCCGCGAGGAGGTGGTGCCGGGCCAAGCGGTGCAGGTGTCCGCGGCGGCGGCGCTGCGGGGCGCGATGATGGACCTGAAGCGCTCGCTGCTGAGCAAGCTCGAGCGCGTGGCGCGCGTGGGGCCCGAGGGGCTGCCGGCGCTGGCGCGACAACTGGAGGAGAGCCTGGCGGCGTTCGCGACGATGCCGGCCTCCATCACCCTGCGCACGCGGGACAAGCAGCAACTGGTAGAGGTGCGCGGGCAGTTGCGAGAACACGCGGGCCAGCGGCAACTGGAGGCCGAGGTGCTGCCCCGGCTGCTGCAGCCCATCCTCGGCACGCTGGAGCGGGTGGCCGAAGAACTCACCACCCAGGTGCTCACGGGGCACGACCGGGCGGTGTGGGCCGCCTGCGTCGCGCGGCTGGAGCAGGCCTCGATGCACCTGTTCCTGAGCTCACCCGGCGCCGAGCGCGTGCTGCTGGAGGCGCTCGAAAGAGCAGGCGAGCTCTATGGACGCTCGGCCGCTTTCGATGCGTTCCTGCGCAAGAGCCGCCGGGCCCCGGGCCAGGGGCTGGAGGACTCGGAGCTACGCGAGACGCTGGAGTTGTTCCGCGAGCGGCTCGCGCAACTGCCGTTCCACTGAAGGGACCCGGAAGCCGGGCTACTCCTTCTTGGTGCCTTCCGGCAGCGCGGGCGTGGACCTCGCGGCGGGCAGCACGCGCAGCTGCTGGTAGCGCTGGCCGAGCGTCTCCGGCGTCAGCTCCTCCTGCCACTGCTTGGGGTTGGTGTTCCACCCGAAGTCGGCGGGGACCTTGCCGCCGCCCTGGCTCTTGTAGCCGATCATATCGGGGAACTGGTTGGACCAGCGGCCACCGGGATCCGGCTCACTGGTGACCGACTGGCGGTTGGTGGGAAGAACGAGGGGCTTGGGGGCGTCGCTCATGATCGTCTCCTACGAACCCACGCAGCCTCTCCGAATCCCGCTCGCATGGGTAGAAGAAAGCTGCGGCCGAGCCCCCGCCCGCGCTACCTCAAAGGCCCACATCCACCGGCAGTGCGGCTGGCCGTGCCCGCCTCCGCTGCCGCGCCCGGGCCTTGGCCGCTGGAGGCAACATCCGAGGCCCCAGCTCGAACACGGCGGCGAAGAATCGCGCCTGGGCCTCGCTCCCATAGCGGTAGTGCCGCACACCGCCCTGCTTCAACACCACCTTCACGCTCCACCCACGTCGATCCTGGACGAGCGCCACCTGTTCAATCTCCGCCATCCGCCCATCCCCCCCTCGGGAGCCTTTACTTGAAAGAGCCGTGCCAGACCGGACACGGGACTTCGCCGGGTTGCGGTGTGTACAGGTGGGCATTCGCGGATCGCCCCGTAAGGACTTCAGGGTCGCTCGCCTGGCCGCCTGCTCACTACCGAAGGACAGGTCCAACTCGACTTGTGGTGGCCGAATTCTGCGTTACGTCAAAGGCATGAATGCGATCCCTGAGTTGAACGGCGACCGGTTCGCCGAGTTCACCCTCCCCGACGGCTGCATGGTGTGCGGAGGTGAGGTGACGATCCGCGCGACTCCTTCGGGGGCGCACAGCTACTGCGCCAGGTGCCACAGCCTGACGCGGCCCCGCATGCGGGTGCGCGGCAACAACCTGGAGCTGTCGTACGCGGCCACGGCCAGCGCGTAGCTCCCGTCCTCTGTTCACCGCTCCAGGTGCGGCCCATGAGAGAGTCGCTCCATGCTCTCCCTGCCCCTGGAGCTGGGCCTGACGGCGCGCCGGCTCGAAGAGAAGGACACCGCGGCCCTGCAGGCGCTGTGTGACGCGTGCGCCGACTACCACGTCCTCATCTATGGTGAGCCCGCCGGGCCTGGAGAGGCGCGGAACCTGCTGACGGAGCTGCCTCCGGGCCGGACGCTGGAGGACAAGTTCTTCTTCGGCCTCTTCACGCCACGTCCGCGCCTGTGCGGCGCGCTGGACCTGGTGCGCGACTGCCGCGAGCCGGGAGAGTGGTACCTGGGGCTGTTGCTGCTCGAGCCGGGAGTGCGAGGCAAGGGCCTGGGCGAGGGCATCCTGCGCGCGGCGGAAGGCTGGGCGCGAGCCCAAGGCGCGTGGCGGATCCGCCTGGCGTGCGCGGAGCAGAACACCTCGGGGCGTCGCTTCTGGGAGCGCCACGGCTACCGCGAGGACAAGCCCTTCCCACCGAGGCGCATGGGCACGCGGGAGACGGTGCTGGTGGAGCTCGTCCACGCCCTGGAGTGAGCACGCCCCTGCTCAGCGCACCAACCACAGCCACAGGGGCGCGGTAGCGAAGGACAGGGGAATGCCCAGCCCCACCATGAGGGCCGCCAGGTCCGGATCCAGCTCGTACTCGGCGGCGAGGATGGCGCCGCTGACCATGGGGGCCATGGCGTTCTGCAGCACGGTGGCCTCGCGAACGAGCGGAGTGACAGCGGGCAAGGCCCACAGCCCGAGCACCACCAGGGCGGGCGCCAGCACGAGCTTGTAGCCGAGCCCCAAGGCCAGCGCGCCCACGCGCTCCCGCATGCCTCCCAGCTGGAGCTGAAAGCCCACGGAGAAGAGCGTGAGCGGCGTGAGCGTCGAGCCCAGCCGCTCCAGCAATCCATCCAGCCAACCGGGGAAGGTCCAGGGGCGCAGGAGCAGGGCGAGCACGAGCGCCACGAAGGGAGGAAACGTCACCACCTTGCGCAGGAGCGTGACCGGGCGCAGGGCGCCACCACCGGAGGAGGTGTGTACGGCGAAGACGGTGGCCAGCGTGGCGAGCACGAGGAAGGAGCCGAGCTGATCCACCACCACGGCCACGGCGAGCCCCTCGCGGCCAAGCAGAGCCTCGGCCATGGGCAGGCCGACGAAGGCGGTGTTGCTCAGGCCCGCGGTGAGCACGATCGCGGCGATGGATGCGCGCCCCAGGCCCAGCCGAGGGCCGATGAGCCGACAGAGGAGCACGGCGCCCAGGAAGATGAGCCATGGCGAGACGGCGGCGGCGATCAACCCGGGACGGAACTCCAGCCGGTGGACCGCGCGGAGCACGAGCGCGGGCAGGGCCACGGCGAGAACGAAGGAGTTGATCACCATGGCGGTCTGCGCCGGGAAGCGCTGGCTGCGCCGCCCCAGCGCCCCGAGCATCAGACACACCCCGAGCAAGCTGATGACCTGAATCATGAGGCCCGGCCCTTCGCCTTGCGAGGCGTGGCCACGGCAGGAGCCACGGGAGCAGGCTCCACCCTCGGAGCGGGAGGGCCCTCGCCCGCGATGAGGGAGCGCTCACGCTGGATGAGCTCTGCCAGGAAGTGGAGCACGGCGCGCACACGCGCGTTGTGCTGCAAATCGCGGTGTACTACCAGCCAGATGTCACGGCGCAGCGAGGCCACGGGCGGCATGAGCCGCCGCAGCCCGGGCTCTCTGTCCCCCATGAAACAGGGCATGAGCCCCAGCCCCACGCCGGCGCCCGCGGCCGCCACCACCGACAGCAGCGAGTTGCAGCGCACGGCCACCCGGGCGGACGTCGCCACCTCGTTCATCCACCGCGCCTCGGGCCACTTGGCCGCCGCGTCCGCGTAGCCGATGAGCTCATGGCCCGCGAAACCTGTGGCCGGGTCGGGCAGCCCGCGCCGCGCCAGATACCGCTCGGCGGCATACGGAGCGATGGCGATCTCCCCCACCTTGCGAGCCACCAGGGTGTCCTCCTGGGGGCGAGTAAGACGCACGGCGATGTCCGCCTCGCGCCGAGCCAGGTCCAGGGCGCCATAGTCGGTGAGGAACTGCACCTCGATGCCGGGGTGGCGCTCGCGGAAGGGCCCGAACAGCGGCAGCAGCGTGCGCACGGCGAAGGCCTCGGTGGTGGTGATGCGCACGGTGCCCTCCAGCCGCGCGTCCTCGCCACTGGCCTTGCGCTCCACGGCGAGCGCGGTGGACTCCATCTCCTCCACGGAGGCGCGGATGTTGCGCCCGGCGGCGGTGGGCACGAAACCCGCCGGCATCCGATCGAAGAGGCGGGTGCCCAGCTCCTCCTCCAGGGCCGCCAGCCGCCGCCCCACCGTCGTGGCGTCCACGCGCAGCGTGCGAGCCGCGGAGGCGAGCGAGCCTTCACGGGCGATGGCCAGGAAGTAGCGCAGGTCGTCCCAGTTCGGCATGGCCTGCAAATTCGCAGGGGCCTGCTGCGAACACCAGCGTTTTCGCATGGCGGGGACTGAGGCATTCCTATCGCCGTTCGGACGCGCTGCCGCGCCCGAGTCGCTCACCGAAAGGAAGAACCGCCATGAAGACCTCCCTGCCCCTGTTCGCCTCCCTCGTCGCGCTGCTCACCGTCGCCTGTGCCAGCACTCCGGAGGGCGCGAAGACGGCGGTGAAGCCCCAGGACCTGAAAGGCACTTGGTCGAGCCCGACGTGCGAGGCCGCGGGCGGCACCAACTTCATCCAGCGCCACTTCACGCTGACGGAGAACACCTGGACGCTGAACCTGGACGCCTTCGGGGACGCGCAGTGCCAGACGAAGCTGTTCACGGCGCGAGTCCAGGGCCCCTACACGCTGGAGAAGGACTCGGCGGCGGTGCCGGGCGCCACCGAGGGCAACTTCGGCTTCGGCGAGCTCTACATGACGCCGCACCTGCCGGCGTTGGCGGAGGCGTTCCAGAACGCGAAGTGCGGCACGGGGACGTGGAAGGTGGGCGAGGAGCAGCGGACGACAGAGACGGGCTGCCTGTTCTTCCAGCCGACCTCGGCGTGCGGCACGGACCACGACCTCGTGAAGGTGGACGGCGAGCAGCTCTTCTTCGGTCAGCGCCCGGCGGACAACAACATGTGTACGCCGGACAAGCGCCCGGCGGCCCTCACCGCGAAGCCCGTGGTGAAGCGCTGAGCCTTCAGAAAGACGACGCCGCCCGTCCGCCAACCAGGAACGGGCTTTCACAGTGCTGCTAGCGTCCGAGCGTATGGGACGCACCATCGCGATCATCAATGGCGAGCAGTACTGGCACAGCTACTTCCCGGGCGACGAAGTCATCTACCGCCGCATCCAGGACTGCGCCTGGGTGCTGCGCGACGGAGAGCTGTGGTGCATCGACCGCGAGGCGGCCACGCGGCTGGACGGAGTGCTCTGGCGCGTGGGCGCCATCCGGCCGCAGGAGCGTTACCGCACGGCGCTGGAGATCATCCGCCTGAGTGGGGTGCCGTGCGTGAACCCGGCGGAGGTGCTGCTGCGCGGCTTCGAGCGACTCTCCATGCTGGCGGAGCTGCGCGCGGCGGGCCTGAAGACCATCTCCTTCGATGTGGCCACGGGCGACGACATGGCGCGCCGGCTGGGGAGGAACTTCCCGCTGGTCGTGAAGGCGGGCAACCACCACGGCGGCTACGGCAAGGCGCGGGTGCAGGACAACGAATCCTGGGGAGACGTGGCGGACCTGCTCTTCGCGGTCGAGGAGTACGTCACGGTAGAGCCGTACATCGACTATCGGCGGGACGTGCGCTGCCTGGCGGTGGGTGACCGATACTGGGCGATGGAGCGAGAGGGGCGCGGGTGGAAGGCGAACGTGGATACGCGCAAGTACCGGCTCATCGAGCCGCCCGAGGTGCTCGTCCAGCAGACGCGCGCGGCGATGACCCACTTGCGCGCCGATACGCTGGCGCTCGACTTCCTGGAGAAGGAGGACGGCGAGTTCGTCGCGCTAGAGAGCAACGACACGCCCGGCTACTCCGGCTTTCCAGACGAGGTGCGCGCCGCCCTGGCGAACTGCCTGAAACAGCGGCTGGGCGCCGCCTAGGGTTGCCGGAAGGTGCGCTGGATCTTCCCTCGCCTCAAATAGACGACCTGGAGTCCGCAGGAAGCACACTTCACCTCCCACTCTCCAGGACCGGTCTTGGAGCCCTCCAAGGGCAGGAAGGTGACGCGGATGATGCGCAGGTCGTACTTGCTCCCGCACTCGGGGCAGCGCAGAGAGGACAGCCTGGGCCAATCCCACCGGTACCGGAAGTCGTTGAGGCTGACCACGGCGATGAAGAGGGCCGTGCCCACCACCACGCAGGCCACCCAGGCCAGCAATTGCATGAGGAAGCTCATGGCGCAGCCCTTCTGAAGCGCCCAGCCTACCCGCTCCGGAGCGCCTCCAGGGACGAGTCCTGCCCGTCCGTCCTCTTGGAGACCGCGAGGCGCTGGCGCATGCTGCGCGCCCTGATGGGCCCCCCCTCTCGAACGACGCTCCGCACCCGACTGGTGGAACAGGTGCGCGCCACCGTTGGCGGGCTGCCTGGGACGTACTGGCTCCTATGGACGGGCACGCTGGTGAACCGGCTGGGCGCCTTCGTGGTGCCCTTCCTGGCGCTCTACCTGACGCGGGAGCGCGGCTTCAGCGAGGAGCAGGCGGGCCTCGTCGCGGCGCTCTACGGTGCGGGGGCGGTGGTGTCTGGGCCGCTGGGAGGCACGCTGGCTGACCGGTTCGGGCGACGGACGGCGCTGGCGCTCGGCTTGTGGCTGGGCTCGGCGGGGATGATCTTCCTGGGCTTCTCCCGGGAGCCGATGTGGATCCGCGTGGCCGCCTTCACGCTGGGAATCGTGGGAGAGATGTACCGGCCGGCCGTCTCCGCGGCCATCGCGGACGTGGTGCCGCCCCAGGATCGAACGCGGGCCTTCGGGCTGCTCTACTGGGTGGTGAACGTGGGCTTCTCCATCGCGCTCCCCTTGGCGGGGCTGGTGTCCCGAAGCGGCTTCCTCCTCCTCTTCCTGGTGGATGCGCTCACCACCTTCCTCTACGGCTGCATCGTCTGGTTCAAGTTCCCGGAGACCCTCCCTCAGCGCTCCGCTTCGAACTCCGTGCTGCCCTCGCTGGCGCCCTTCTGGGACAAGACGTTCCTGAACTTCTGGCTGCCCACCTTCCTGATGGCCCTCATCTTCTTCCAGATGAACGTGGCGCTCGCCCTGGACCTGGGCGCGCGGGGCATGAGCCCGGCGCAGTTCGGGCTGGCCCTGTCCGCCAACGGCGTGCTCATCGTGCTGGTGCAGCCCTTCGTCGGGCGCTTCGTCTCCCATTGGCGCCGCTCCGCCGTGCTCGCCGGCGCCGCGGTCTTCACCGGCGTGGGCTTCGGGCTGCATGTGCTGTCGTTCAACGTGCCGCTGGCCATGATGGCCGTGGTGGTGTGGACGGTGGGAGAGATCCTCAACGCGGCGGTGGCCCCCTCGGTGGTGACGGACCTGGCGCCGCCGGCGCTGCGCGGTAGCTACCAGGGGGCGTTCCACATGAGCTGGGGGCTGGCCGCGTGCGTGGCGCCCGTACTGGGCAGCCAGGTACTGGGCCGCTTTGGAGGAATTACGCTCTGGAGCGGCTGCTTGCTGGTGGGCCTGATCGCAGCCGCCTGGCACCTGCTCGTCGCCGATGCACGGCGCCGCCACATGGAAGTGCTGAGGACGCGGCACGAGGGCGTGAGCGAGAGCGTGGACTGAGCCGCTCGGACCACCTTTCCCAGCATGCGGCGCGATGGGCTAACGTCCTCGGGCCATGCACCTGACGCGCGCCTCCACCGCCCTGTTGCTGACGTGGCTCCTCAGCTCGGGCTGCACCCGGAGCACCCCTCCCCCTCCCACGTCGACGAAGAGTCCCAGCGCCTCTCAGGAGGAGGTGGCCCGCTTCCAGAAGGCGGGACTGGCCGCGCCCGCGACGGCGCCCGGCCAGGCGGACACGGGCGAGGTGAACCTCGCGGAGCTGCGTGACTCGGTGGCGGATCCGCAGGTGCTCACCGAGGAGCAGATCGCGGCGCTCGAGCGTCCAGCCCAGCGGGAAGCCTCGGCGACAGGGGAGGCTGCCGCGCCGGATTCGCCTTCCGTCGAGGCGGAGGTGGCCGAAGGCGTGGAGGCAGGAGTCCAGGGAGGCTTCGTTGGAGGAGTCGTCGGTGGAGCGCTCGGCGGCCGCGCCGCCAGCACCCCTGCGATGGAGCCGAGCGCCGCCGGAGCCCCTCCGCCTCCGCCTCCACCTCCGCCCGCTCCCGCTCCCGCGGACATGGCGCGCAAGGCCGATCCTCAGAAGCCCTCGAGTGGCAAGGGTGGAGCGCCGCCCACGCCGGTGCTGCCGAAGGTGGAGGCAGCGCCCCGAACGGCCAAAGTGCTGGTAACGGATGAGGCGGGCCGCTACCAGCCGCTCAAGACGCGCGCGGTGCGCGTGGTGACGTACATCCAGGGCGCCCGGGCACGCACGGTGGTGGACCACCTGTTCGAGAACGACACGAGCCGCAGCCTGGAAGGCACCTTCTACTATCCGCTGCCGGGAGGAGCGACGGTGGCGGGCTTCGCCATGTACTCGGGAGCGGTAGCGGTGAACACGCCCTCGCTCTTCCAGTCCTCGGAGCTGCTGCCGCCTCTGGGAGAGGACTCGGCGAAGGTGGAGGAGCTGGGAGCTGCCGCGCCGCCGAGCAAGCCGGGGGCAAAGTACACCTGGGGTGAGCGCCAGGAGGCCCGGGTCGTCGAGCAGAAGCGAGCGCGTGAGGTGTACGAGGAGGTGGTGCGGCGCAACGTGGACCCGGCCCTGTTGGAGTGGGCGGGAGCCTCCACCTTCAGCGCGCGCGTGTTCCCCCTGCCTCCCAAGAGCCTCAAGCGCGTGGTGATCGCCTACGAGCAGACGCTGCTCTTCGATGGGCAGCGCCTGCGCTACACGTGGCCGCTGCCTCCCGGCGCGGGGAAAGAGCTCCAGGTCTCTGCGCGAGTGCATGTGGACCCACGCCACACCGCGGAGGTGCTGGTGCAACCGGAGCCAGGTCCCCAGCCACGAGCGCTCGGCCCATGGCAGGCGTACGACTTCTCCAAGCTGCAGGGAGACGGCGCGCTGGCGGTGGCGCTCACGCCCAAGAACGCGGAGGCCGACGTACTGGTGGGCAAGGATGCGGCGGGGCTGCCAGGCCAGGCCTTTCACGCTCGCGTGCGGCTGCCCGAGCGTCTGACCTCGGGCGCGGAAGGCGCTCCCACCGGACGGGCGGTGCTGGTGGTGGACACCTCTCTGTCGGCGGAGGACGGCAACGCCTGGGCACTCCAGGCAGCCACCTTGCGCGCACTGCTGGAAAAGGATCCGACGCTGAAGGAGTACGCGGTGCTGCTGTTCGACGTGCGTCCGCGCTGGCTGCACGCCCCGGGTTGGCGGCCCAATGACGCCGCGAACCGCCAGCAGAGCTTCTCGGAGCTGGAGCGCATGTTCCTGGAGGGCGCTTCACACGTGGACGGAGCGCTGGAGGAGCTGGACCGAGCCGGGCGCGAGTGGCTCGAGCCCGCCCAGCCCAACGAGCGGGTGACGGCCTTCCTGCTCTCGGATGGCAATGCCACCTGGGGCCAGAGCCAGGTGGACGCACTGCTCACCCGCCACCCCAGCGTGGCGACACTGCGCTGGGTGAGCTACCGCTTCGGCGAGGCGGCGGTGAACACGGAGCTGTTCGACGCGCTGGCGCGAACCAGCGGTGGCCGCGTGGTGAACGTGCTCTCCGGCTCGGAGGTGGAGGCAGCGGCCAGGGCGCACCGAGCCGCCTCGGTGGTACTGGAGCGGGTCACGGTGAAGGGCGCGCAGGTGAAGGATCTGGTGGTGGCGGGCCGGCCCCACCTGCTCTTCCCGGGACAGGAGCTGCAAGTGGCCGGGCGGCTGCCGTCGGAAGGCGCGGCGGAGCTGGAGGTGGTGACGCGCGCCGGCCAGGAAGAGCGCGTGCTGCGTGTGCCCCTGCCGCGCGAGGAAGACAGCCTCTTCGCGCCGAGAGCCTGGGCGGAGCTGTTCGTGGGGCGACTGGTGTCGCTGGACGACGAGCGGCTGGACCGGATGGTGGTGGCGCTCAGCCAGCACTACCGCCTGGCGAACGGGCGGGCCTCCATGCTCATCCTGGAGTCGGAGG from Hyalangium ruber harbors:
- a CDS encoding VIT domain-containing protein — its product is MHLTRASTALLLTWLLSSGCTRSTPPPPTSTKSPSASQEEVARFQKAGLAAPATAPGQADTGEVNLAELRDSVADPQVLTEEQIAALERPAQREASATGEAAAPDSPSVEAEVAEGVEAGVQGGFVGGVVGGALGGRAASTPAMEPSAAGAPPPPPPPPPAPAPADMARKADPQKPSSGKGGAPPTPVLPKVEAAPRTAKVLVTDEAGRYQPLKTRAVRVVTYIQGARARTVVDHLFENDTSRSLEGTFYYPLPGGATVAGFAMYSGAVAVNTPSLFQSSELLPPLGEDSAKVEELGAAAPPSKPGAKYTWGERQEARVVEQKRAREVYEEVVRRNVDPALLEWAGASTFSARVFPLPPKSLKRVVIAYEQTLLFDGQRLRYTWPLPPGAGKELQVSARVHVDPRHTAEVLVQPEPGPQPRALGPWQAYDFSKLQGDGALAVALTPKNAEADVLVGKDAAGLPGQAFHARVRLPERLTSGAEGAPTGRAVLVVDTSLSAEDGNAWALQAATLRALLEKDPTLKEYAVLLFDVRPRWLHAPGWRPNDAANRQQSFSELERMFLEGASHVDGALEELDRAGREWLEPAQPNERVTAFLLSDGNATWGQSQVDALLTRHPSVATLRWVSYRFGEAAVNTELFDALARTSGGRVVNVLSGSEVEAAARAHRAASVVLERVTVKGAQVKDLVVAGRPHLLFPGQELQVAGRLPSEGAAELEVVTRAGQEERVLRVPLPREEDSLFAPRAWAELFVGRLVSLDDERLDRMVVALSQHYRLANGRASMLILESEGDYTRYSVRNEQVNLEDLEGLRRKEEDQRRDKLLGIALDEVPDSGREVVRRLEALRSQLAPLLRRQPLKDEPYAGGEERLQAELEYRKARRENRDDVLVYEAISRKRAFSGDTWGAVRALSSPVELRPKDPEALRLVGYGMLALGQYPAAAELFEHVRLNRPFEGQAYLEEALALDATGRYGEAARNYEIVLARSWARHPAEVKTAAAYHYARMLSALARHPRAEAAATALRNRVGELAKLEYQGAEMNFQPIDYQLTTHWNSDSTDIDLWVIEPTGERCYYSHRDTSLGGKLFWDITDGLGPELYHARKAAPGPYHVVVHYYGNRSSRYVVPTALLLVSDRGVFTPEEEYRRRFQVRILPKDDARLLLRREEMVPLAQAR